One window from the genome of Streptococcus parasanguinis encodes:
- the pstA gene encoding phosphate ABC transporter permease PstA, producing the protein MHAKRMDKIATGVLYAISGIIVAILASLILYILVRGLPHVSWHFLTGKSSSYQAGGGIGIQLYNSFFLLVITLVISFPLSLGAGIYLSEYAKKGRLTNLVRTCIEILSSLPSVVVGLFGYLVFVVQFKYGFSIISGALALTVFNLPQMTRNIEDSLQHVHHTQREAGLALGLSRWETVIHVVVPEALPSIITGVVLASGRIFGEAAALIYTAGQSAPALDWSNWNIFSVTSPISIFRQAETLAVHIWKVNSEGTIPDSIEVSAGSAAVLLIFILIFNFGARKLGSYLHKKLTSA; encoded by the coding sequence ATGCACGCTAAACGAATGGATAAAATTGCAACAGGAGTGCTGTATGCTATTTCAGGGATCATCGTTGCGATTCTTGCCTCATTGATCCTTTATATCTTGGTCCGTGGCTTGCCCCATGTATCTTGGCACTTCTTGACTGGGAAATCTTCTTCTTACCAAGCAGGAGGAGGGATCGGAATTCAATTGTATAATTCCTTCTTCCTCTTGGTCATTACCTTGGTGATTTCCTTCCCACTTTCTCTTGGGGCTGGGATTTACCTCTCTGAGTATGCTAAAAAAGGTCGCTTGACCAATTTGGTTCGTACCTGTATTGAGATCTTGTCTTCTTTGCCATCTGTCGTTGTAGGTCTCTTTGGTTACCTGGTCTTCGTTGTCCAGTTCAAATATGGATTTTCGATCATTTCAGGGGCCTTGGCCTTGACCGTCTTTAACCTGCCACAGATGACTCGCAATATCGAAGATAGCTTGCAGCACGTTCACCATACACAGCGCGAAGCAGGTCTAGCTCTGGGCTTGTCTCGCTGGGAAACTGTGATTCATGTCGTGGTACCAGAAGCTCTTCCAAGTATTATCACTGGGGTTGTCTTGGCCTCAGGACGGATCTTTGGGGAAGCTGCAGCTTTGATCTATACAGCAGGTCAATCGGCTCCAGCTCTTGATTGGTCAAACTGGAATATCTTTAGTGTAACCAGTCCGATTTCGATCTTCCGTCAGGCTGAAACCTTGGCCGTCCATATCTGGAAGGTCAACAGTGAAGGAACTATTCCAGACTCGATCGAAGTCTCAGCCGGTTCTGCCGCCGTTCTTTTGATCTTTATCTTGATCTTTAACTTTGGAGCGCGCAAACTCGGAAGTTACCTCCATAAAAAACTAACATCTGCTTAA
- the phoU gene encoding phosphate signaling complex protein PhoU gives MLRVQFEEDLEKLHNQFYAMGNEVLSQINRTVRAFVTHDRELARQVIEDDAEINEYEVKLERKSFEIIALQQPVSQDLRVVMTVLKAVSDLERMGDHAVSIAKATIRMKGEVRIQSVEEEISKMGREVKDFVEATLDVYLKGDVDLAYEVASRDEVINHYFDSIQELATEEIRKNPESIVTGRDYFQVINFLERIGDYAKNICEWVVYFETGKIIEM, from the coding sequence ATGTTACGAGTTCAATTTGAAGAAGATTTAGAGAAGTTGCATAACCAGTTTTATGCAATGGGAAATGAAGTGTTGAGTCAGATCAACCGTACAGTTCGTGCTTTCGTGACCCATGACCGTGAATTGGCCCGCCAGGTCATCGAAGATGATGCGGAGATCAACGAATACGAAGTGAAGCTTGAGCGCAAATCTTTTGAGATTATTGCTCTTCAACAGCCGGTTTCACAAGACCTTCGTGTCGTGATGACCGTCTTAAAAGCAGTTTCTGACTTGGAGCGGATGGGGGACCACGCTGTATCGATTGCCAAGGCAACGATTCGCATGAAAGGGGAAGTCCGTATCCAATCTGTTGAAGAAGAAATCAGCAAGATGGGCCGTGAAGTCAAAGATTTTGTCGAAGCAACACTTGATGTTTACCTCAAAGGCGATGTGGATTTGGCCTATGAAGTTGCTTCACGAGATGAAGTCATCAACCATTATTTCGATAGCATCCAAGAATTAGCAACAGAAGAAATTCGGAAAAATCCAGAGTCCATCGTGACGGGACGTGATTATTTCCAAGTGATCAACTTCTTGGAACGCATCGGAGATTATGCAAAAAATATCTGTGAATGGGTAGTCTACTTTGAAACAGGTAAAATTATCGAAATGTAA
- the pstB gene encoding phosphate ABC transporter ATP-binding protein PstB, producing the protein MSKYNWDERHIITFPEEKVVLSTKDLHVYYGTNESIKGVDMQFEKNKITALIGPSGSGKSTYLRSLNRMNDTIDIARVTGEIWYEGIDVNRPDINVYEMRKHIGMVFQRPNPFAKSIYKNITFPHERAGVKDKKILDELVETSLKQAALWDQVKDDLHKSALTLSGGQQQRLCIARAISVKPDILLMDEPASALDPIATAQLEETMLELKKDYTIVIVTHSMQQAARASDYTGFFYLGNLIEYDKTSNIFQNAKLQSTNDYVSGHFG; encoded by the coding sequence ATGTCAAAATACAATTGGGATGAGAGACACATCATTACTTTTCCTGAAGAAAAGGTGGTCCTATCGACCAAAGATTTGCATGTCTATTATGGAACGAACGAGTCCATTAAAGGCGTTGACATGCAGTTTGAAAAGAATAAGATTACAGCCTTGATCGGTCCTTCAGGATCTGGGAAATCAACCTACCTCCGTAGTTTGAACCGGATGAATGATACCATCGATATTGCGCGTGTAACGGGTGAAATTTGGTATGAAGGAATCGATGTCAATCGTCCAGATATCAATGTTTATGAAATGCGCAAGCACATTGGGATGGTTTTCCAACGGCCCAATCCTTTTGCCAAATCGATTTATAAAAACATCACCTTCCCGCATGAACGCGCTGGAGTCAAAGACAAGAAGATTTTGGACGAATTGGTCGAAACTTCTTTGAAACAGGCAGCTCTGTGGGATCAGGTCAAGGATGATCTTCATAAATCAGCCCTGACACTTTCAGGTGGCCAACAGCAACGACTTTGTATCGCACGGGCCATCTCTGTGAAGCCAGATATCTTACTCATGGATGAGCCTGCTTCAGCGCTTGATCCGATCGCGACAGCGCAATTAGAAGAAACCATGCTTGAGTTGAAGAAGGATTATACCATTGTCATCGTGACCCACAGCATGCAACAAGCAGCCCGTGCTAGCGATTATACCGGTTTCTTCTATCTTGGAAACCTCATTGAGTACGATAAGACTTCGAATATTTTCCAAAATGCGAAATTGCAATCGACCAACGATTATGTATCTGGTCACTTTGGATAA
- a CDS encoding M1 family metallopeptidase: MQAVAHFVETFVPEHYEVFLDLSRKTKTFSGRVVITGQAKADKISLHQKDLTIETVEVAGQARPFTVDDANEAVYVELEGTGQVTVTLTYSGKITDNMTGIYPSYYSIDGVKKEVLSTQFESHFAREAFPSVDEPEAKATFDLSLKFDQEEGEIALSNMPEIDVENRKETGIWKFATTPRMSSYLLAFAAGDLQGVTAKTKNGTLVGVYSTKAHPLENLDFSLDIAVRAIEFYEDYYGVKYPIPQSLHIALPDFSSGAMENWGLVTYREVYLLVDENSTAQSRQTVALVVAHELAHQWFGNLVTMKWWDDLWLNESFANMMEYVSLDAIEPSWNIFEDFQTTGVPAALKRDATDGVQSVHVEVKHPDEINTLFDPAIVYAKGSRLMHMLRRWLGDDAFRKGLKIYFEKHQYGNTIGRDLWDALGQASGRDVAAFMDSWLEQPGYPVVSASVENDTLIIRQEQFFIGEKEEKGRKWVVPLNSNWTGIPDTLETEVLEIPNYSALKQANTGALRFNTENTAHYISDYRGELLEDILADLASLDSTSKLQVVQERRLLAESGQISYASLLPVIEHLTEESSYLVVSAVSSVLAGISLFVDEGTETEAAFHELLKHLNRYNFERLGLEAKPGESEEDEKVRQLMIANMIKANDEAAKAQASAIFEAHADDLEKLPAAIRLQILVNQIKHQETKELSQQYLDTYVKTVDGNFKRQLAAALSYTKDEETLEALLKEWKNKDVVKPQDLAMSWYYNFLHDDFTQGRTWTWARENWDWIKKALGGDMSFDKFVIYPANCFKTRERLNEYKAFFEPQLDDMAISRNIKMGIKEIAARIDLIEREKAAVEAAILATK; this comes from the coding sequence ATGCAAGCAGTTGCACATTTTGTAGAAACATTCGTTCCAGAACATTATGAAGTGTTTTTGGATTTAAGTCGTAAAACTAAGACCTTTAGCGGTCGTGTGGTGATCACAGGTCAAGCCAAGGCGGACAAGATCTCGCTTCACCAAAAGGATTTGACCATTGAAACAGTAGAAGTAGCAGGTCAAGCTCGTCCATTTACGGTTGATGATGCCAATGAAGCAGTTTATGTTGAATTGGAAGGCACAGGTCAAGTGACAGTTACTCTGACCTATTCTGGTAAGATCACAGACAATATGACAGGGATTTACCCATCTTACTACAGTATTGATGGTGTGAAGAAGGAAGTCCTCTCAACTCAGTTTGAGAGCCATTTTGCGCGTGAAGCCTTTCCAAGTGTGGACGAGCCTGAAGCCAAAGCAACTTTCGATCTTTCTTTGAAATTTGACCAAGAAGAAGGTGAAATTGCCCTTTCAAATATGCCTGAAATCGACGTGGAAAACCGCAAAGAAACAGGAATTTGGAAATTTGCTACGACTCCACGGATGTCTTCTTACCTCTTGGCTTTTGCGGCTGGAGACCTTCAAGGAGTGACAGCTAAGACCAAGAATGGAACCCTAGTCGGTGTCTACTCTACCAAAGCTCACCCATTAGAAAACTTGGACTTCTCATTGGATATTGCCGTTCGTGCTATTGAATTTTATGAAGACTACTATGGCGTGAAGTATCCAATCCCTCAATCTCTTCATATCGCTCTTCCAGACTTCTCTTCCGGAGCGATGGAAAACTGGGGCTTGGTAACCTACCGTGAAGTCTACCTTCTAGTAGATGAAAACTCTACGGCCCAAAGCCGACAAACAGTAGCCTTGGTCGTAGCTCACGAATTAGCTCACCAATGGTTCGGAAACCTGGTGACCATGAAATGGTGGGATGATCTTTGGTTGAATGAAAGCTTTGCCAATATGATGGAATATGTCAGCTTGGATGCCATTGAACCAAGCTGGAATATCTTTGAAGACTTCCAAACAACTGGAGTGCCTGCTGCCTTGAAACGCGATGCTACAGATGGCGTTCAATCCGTCCATGTGGAAGTCAAACACCCAGACGAGATCAACACTCTCTTTGACCCAGCAATCGTTTACGCTAAGGGTAGCCGTCTTATGCACATGCTTCGTCGATGGTTAGGCGATGACGCCTTCCGTAAAGGGTTGAAGATCTACTTTGAAAAACACCAATACGGCAATACTATCGGTCGTGACCTTTGGGATGCTCTTGGGCAAGCTTCAGGTCGTGATGTCGCAGCCTTTATGGATTCTTGGTTGGAGCAACCAGGATACCCTGTTGTCTCAGCTTCTGTAGAGAACGACACCTTGATCATCCGTCAAGAGCAGTTCTTTATCGGAGAAAAAGAAGAAAAAGGTCGCAAGTGGGTTGTTCCTTTGAACAGCAACTGGACAGGTATTCCAGATACTTTGGAAACAGAAGTCTTAGAAATTCCAAACTATAGTGCCTTGAAACAAGCTAATACCGGAGCTCTTCGCTTCAATACAGAAAATACGGCTCATTATATCAGTGATTACCGTGGGGAATTGTTGGAAGACATCCTTGCTGACCTTGCTAGCTTGGATAGCACTTCGAAACTACAAGTGGTTCAAGAACGCCGTCTCTTAGCGGAAAGTGGTCAAATTTCTTATGCAAGCCTCTTGCCAGTGATTGAACACTTGACTGAAGAAAGTTCCTACTTGGTTGTTTCAGCTGTTTCGAGCGTCTTAGCTGGAATCAGTCTCTTTGTGGATGAAGGAACTGAAACAGAAGCTGCCTTCCATGAGTTGTTGAAACACTTGAACCGTTACAACTTTGAACGCTTGGGTCTAGAAGCTAAGCCTGGTGAATCAGAAGAAGACGAAAAAGTTCGTCAGCTAATGATTGCTAATATGATCAAGGCCAATGATGAAGCTGCAAAAGCTCAAGCGAGCGCTATCTTTGAAGCGCATGCAGATGATTTGGAAAAACTTCCAGCTGCCATCCGCCTGCAAATCTTGGTCAACCAAATCAAGCACCAGGAAACCAAGGAGCTTAGCCAACAATACCTGGATACTTATGTTAAGACAGTAGATGGGAACTTTAAACGCCAGTTGGCGGCTGCACTTTCTTATACCAAGGATGAGGAAACTTTGGAAGCTCTATTGAAAGAGTGGAAGAACAAGGATGTGGTGAAACCTCAGGACTTGGCTATGAGCTGGTACTACAACTTCTTGCATGATGACTTTACCCAAGGAAGAACTTGGACTTGGGCGCGTGAAAACTGGGATTGGATCAAGAAAGCCCTCGGTGGTGATATGAGCTTTGATAAGTTTGTCATCTACCCAGCTAACTGTTTCAAGACCCGTGAACGGTTGAATGAATACAAGGCCTTCTTTGAGCCTCAATTGGATGATATGGCGATCAGCCGTAATATCAAGATGGGAATTAAAGAAATTGCAGCTCGTATTGATCTTATCGAGCGGGAGAAAGCAGCAGTAGAAGCCGCTATCCTTGCGACAAAATAG
- the pstC gene encoding phosphate ABC transporter permease subunit PstC: MNEVAKKMLTKSKNSRLEKFGKTITFLCMSLIVVVVAMILIFVAQKGLSTFFVNKVNIFSFLFGSTWNPAAKEFGALPMILGSFIVTLLSALLATPFAIGAAVFMTEVSPKGARFLQPAIELLVGIPSVVYGFIGLQVVVPFTRSLFGGTGFGILSGVFVLFVMILPTVTFMTTDSLRAVPRHYREASMAMGATRWQTIWHVTLKAARSGIFTAVVFGMARAFGEALAIQMVVGNSAVVPTSLTTPASTLTSILTMGIGNTVMGTVNNNVLWSLALVLLLMSLAFNSVIKLITKERGKKNYAR; encoded by the coding sequence ATGAACGAAGTAGCAAAAAAAATGCTGACGAAATCAAAAAACTCCCGCCTAGAAAAATTTGGGAAAACCATTACCTTTCTATGTATGAGTTTGATTGTTGTCGTCGTTGCCATGATTTTGATTTTCGTGGCCCAAAAAGGTTTATCGACTTTCTTTGTTAATAAAGTCAATATCTTTAGTTTTCTATTTGGGAGTACTTGGAATCCTGCTGCAAAGGAATTCGGAGCCCTACCAATGATTCTAGGTTCCTTTATTGTAACCTTGCTTTCTGCCCTCTTGGCAACGCCGTTTGCCATTGGTGCAGCAGTTTTCATGACAGAAGTCTCTCCTAAAGGAGCTCGTTTCTTGCAACCAGCGATTGAGCTCCTAGTGGGGATTCCTTCAGTTGTTTATGGATTCATTGGCCTTCAAGTGGTCGTCCCATTTACGCGTAGTCTCTTTGGAGGGACTGGTTTTGGGATTCTCTCAGGGGTCTTTGTCCTCTTTGTTATGATCCTGCCAACTGTCACCTTTATGACGACCGATAGCCTCCGAGCTGTGCCCCGTCATTACCGGGAAGCTAGTATGGCCATGGGAGCGACCCGTTGGCAAACTATTTGGCATGTCACGCTCAAGGCAGCCCGCTCTGGAATCTTTACAGCGGTTGTCTTTGGTATGGCGCGTGCTTTCGGGGAAGCCTTGGCTATCCAGATGGTAGTCGGAAACTCGGCAGTGGTACCAACCTCGCTCACAACACCAGCTTCCACCCTCACCTCTATTTTGACTATGGGAATCGGAAATACCGTTATGGGTACGGTCAATAACAATGTTCTTTGGTCACTCGCCTTGGTATTGCTCCTCATGAGTCTTGCCTTTAACAGTGTGATTAAACTGATTACGAAAGAAAGAGGTAAGAAGAACTATGCACGCTAA
- the pstB gene encoding phosphate ABC transporter ATP-binding protein PstB: MTEPILQVKDLSVYYNKKKALNSVSLDFAPKEITALIGPSGSGKSTLLKAINRMGDLNHEVTTTGTILYNGHNIYGPRTDTVELRKEIGMVFQQPNPFPMSIYDNVTYGLMINGVKDKAVLDEAVETSLKRASIWDEVKDRLHDSAIGLSGGQQQRVCVARVLATSPKIILLDEPTSALDPISAGKIEETLYGLKDRYTMLLVTRSMQQASRISDKTAFFLDGDLIEYNDTNEMFLNPAKKETEDYVSGKFG; encoded by the coding sequence ATGACAGAACCAATTTTGCAAGTCAAGGACTTGTCGGTTTATTACAATAAAAAGAAGGCTCTAAATAGCGTCTCCTTGGACTTTGCTCCAAAGGAGATTACAGCCTTGATTGGTCCTTCAGGATCAGGGAAATCTACCCTTTTAAAAGCCATTAACCGCATGGGCGACCTCAACCATGAGGTCACCACTACAGGAACTATCCTCTACAATGGACATAATATCTACGGACCACGGACCGATACGGTCGAATTGCGTAAGGAAATCGGAATGGTCTTCCAACAGCCCAATCCTTTCCCAATGTCCATTTATGATAATGTGACCTATGGCTTGATGATTAATGGTGTCAAGGACAAGGCTGTCTTGGACGAAGCAGTTGAAACCTCTTTGAAACGCGCATCCATCTGGGATGAAGTCAAGGATCGCTTGCATGATTCAGCTATCGGACTTTCTGGTGGTCAGCAACAGCGGGTCTGTGTGGCGCGGGTCCTTGCGACCAGTCCAAAGATTATTCTTTTGGATGAGCCAACTTCAGCGCTGGATCCAATTTCAGCTGGGAAGATTGAAGAAACCTTGTATGGACTAAAAGACCGCTACACCATGCTCTTGGTGACACGTTCCATGCAACAAGCAAGTCGGATTTCCGATAAAACAGCCTTTTTCTTGGATGGGGATTTGATTGAGTACAATGACACCAATGAAATGTTCTTGAACCCAGCTAAGAAAGAAACAGAAGACTATGTCTCTGGTAAATTTGGATAG